The proteins below come from a single Chryseobacterium sp. MA9 genomic window:
- a CDS encoding glycoside hydrolase family 3 N-terminal domain-containing protein has product MKKNVSTLIRLSQKAKYSGLFLALFAASPYAKAQNNNLTVTVDGKTFKDSNKNGKLDIWEDTRLSVDKRIDAIIKQMTNEEKVNLLIGTGMPGIEVLTGPVGDSKQGLVPGAAGGTANFDRFGIPATIVADGPAGLRIAPTRENDSRTYYATAFPVGTALASTWNKTLLEQVGKAMGNEVKEYGVDVLLAPALNIQRNPLNGRNFEYYSEDPLVSGKTAASIVNGIQSQGVGTSIKHFAANNEETNRLTINAHVSERAMRELYLRNFEIAVKESQPWTVMSSYNKVNGIYTSDSKDLLTQVLRNEWGFKGIVMTDWFGGFPGFESIRNGGISDVVKQMNAGNDLLMPGIPTQKKVLLEALNSGILSQQVADLNVRRILEYVFKTPTFAQYEYNDKPNLVEHAEVTRNAATEGMVLLKNEQNTLPFAGKQKEVSLFGVTSYAWITGGTGSGSVNNKHTVSLLEGLNTAGYKLDKELVDLYKPFAEKEVTAEKERRKARGILALPERLPEIKLDDAFYAKKAETSEIAFVTLGRNSGEGGDRVVNDDFNLAAEEIEMLDKISKAFHAKGKKVVVILNIGGVIETASWKDKVDAILLAWQPGQEGGHSVADVISGKVNPSGKLTMTFPVNYTDHASAENFPGVPADNPKDVTYQEGVYVGYRYFSTFGVKPSYEFGYGKSYTDFAYSDIKTTSKIFNNKLEVTVEVKNTGKIAGKEVVELYLSAPGKNVDKPKSELKAYTKTRELKPGESQRVTLTLDPKDLASFETAKSAWIAEAGNYKVSVGASSLDIKQTAEFSVPKELVVEKVQHILPSDQKFEDLKPKK; this is encoded by the coding sequence ATGAAGAAGAATGTATCTACATTGATCAGACTTTCTCAGAAAGCAAAATATTCAGGTTTATTCCTGGCTTTATTCGCAGCATCACCTTATGCAAAAGCTCAAAATAACAATCTAACCGTAACAGTTGACGGAAAAACATTTAAAGATTCCAACAAAAACGGAAAATTAGATATTTGGGAAGACACAAGGCTTTCGGTGGACAAAAGAATTGACGCCATCATCAAACAAATGACCAACGAAGAAAAAGTAAACCTTCTGATTGGAACAGGAATGCCCGGAATTGAAGTTCTGACAGGACCTGTCGGAGACTCAAAGCAAGGTTTGGTTCCCGGTGCAGCAGGTGGAACAGCTAATTTCGACAGATTCGGAATTCCCGCTACCATTGTGGCAGATGGACCTGCAGGTTTGAGAATTGCCCCGACCAGGGAAAATGATTCCAGAACGTATTATGCAACGGCATTTCCTGTGGGGACTGCTTTAGCTTCAACCTGGAATAAAACACTTTTGGAGCAGGTTGGAAAAGCAATGGGAAATGAAGTGAAAGAATACGGTGTGGACGTACTTTTAGCACCAGCCCTGAATATCCAGCGAAACCCCTTGAACGGAAGAAATTTCGAATATTATTCGGAAGACCCTTTAGTTTCCGGAAAAACAGCCGCCTCTATCGTGAACGGAATCCAGTCTCAAGGTGTAGGAACATCCATCAAACATTTTGCTGCGAATAATGAGGAAACGAACCGTTTGACCATCAACGCTCACGTTTCAGAAAGAGCAATGCGGGAATTGTATCTGAGAAATTTTGAAATCGCCGTTAAAGAATCTCAGCCCTGGACGGTAATGTCTTCTTACAATAAAGTGAATGGTATTTATACATCAGATTCAAAAGATTTACTGACTCAGGTTTTGAGAAACGAATGGGGCTTTAAAGGAATTGTGATGACCGACTGGTTCGGTGGTTTCCCCGGATTTGAATCCATTAGAAACGGAGGCATTTCCGATGTTGTAAAACAGATGAATGCAGGTAACGACCTTTTGATGCCGGGAATTCCCACACAGAAAAAAGTGTTGCTGGAAGCTTTAAATTCAGGGATATTATCTCAGCAGGTGGCCGACCTCAACGTGAGAAGAATCCTGGAATATGTCTTCAAAACGCCCACTTTTGCGCAATATGAATACAATGATAAACCCAACTTAGTTGAACATGCAGAAGTAACAAGAAACGCAGCAACAGAAGGTATGGTTTTGCTTAAAAATGAACAAAATACTTTACCTTTTGCAGGCAAGCAGAAAGAAGTTTCATTATTCGGAGTGACTTCTTATGCGTGGATTACAGGCGGAACAGGAAGCGGAAGTGTGAACAACAAGCACACAGTTTCTTTATTGGAAGGATTGAATACGGCCGGTTATAAATTAGACAAAGAATTGGTTGATTTATATAAGCCCTTTGCTGAAAAAGAAGTCACTGCCGAAAAAGAAAGAAGGAAAGCAAGAGGAATTTTAGCACTTCCTGAAAGACTTCCCGAAATAAAACTGGATGATGCATTCTATGCTAAAAAAGCGGAAACTTCTGAAATCGCTTTTGTGACGTTGGGAAGAAACTCAGGAGAAGGTGGTGACAGAGTGGTGAATGATGATTTCAATTTAGCCGCTGAAGAAATCGAAATGCTGGATAAAATCTCCAAAGCCTTCCATGCAAAGGGGAAAAAAGTTGTCGTGATTCTGAATATAGGTGGTGTTATTGAAACCGCTTCCTGGAAAGATAAAGTGGATGCCATTCTTTTGGCTTGGCAACCGGGACAGGAAGGCGGACATTCTGTTGCGGATGTTATTTCTGGAAAGGTGAATCCATCAGGAAAACTGACGATGACTTTCCCTGTGAATTATACAGACCACGCTTCAGCTGAGAACTTCCCGGGAGTTCCCGCAGACAATCCGAAAGATGTTACGTATCAGGAAGGTGTATATGTAGGTTACCGTTATTTCAGTACGTTTGGTGTAAAACCTTCGTATGAATTCGGGTATGGAAAATCTTATACGGATTTTGCTTATTCAGATATTAAAACCACTTCCAAGATTTTTAATAATAAATTGGAAGTAACTGTTGAAGTAAAAAATACAGGAAAAATTGCAGGAAAGGAAGTGGTTGAACTGTATCTGTCTGCTCCCGGAAAAAATGTTGACAAACCAAAATCCGAGCTTAAAGCATACACGAAAACCAGAGAACTTAAACCGGGAGAATCACAAAGGGTTACTTTGACATTGGACCCGAAAGATTTGGCTTCATTTGAAACCGCAAAATCTGCCTGGATTGCAGAAGCCGGAAATTACAAAGTGTCAGTCGGTGCATCTTCTTTGGACATCAAACAGACGGCAGAATTTTCTGTTCCGAAAGAACTGGTGGTTGAAAAAGTGCAGCATATCCTTCCATCGGATCAAAAGTTTGAAGATCTGAAACCTAAAAAATAA
- a CDS encoding RagB/SusD family nutrient uptake outer membrane protein, with protein MKNSKININQCCQLMRFCRSRGLVLLFCVLLFSCEKMLEVETPSNQIGKDKVFADVQTANAALAGLYAGLRDNSPLSGESLGAFLGVYTDDLDSYALTDTNGVLALYHNQQTDTNSTVYSVWSTAYQHIYAANAIIEGVRASALPGNEKNRIEGEALLVRSILLFYLQQVFGAVPYPVSTDYTVNQSLPRVESIEVLSRLEADLVRCGELLPDQYRDAERVYPNRKGAELMLARVYMLEQKWAQAETVLKTILGSPLYSFQDDLSKVFQKDSKHIIWQLKPANPGDPVKEAMLYYFSGAAPTGYALSESLISSFEAGDLRKQQWTVPVTVGGNTWYRVNKYKNITSNDTEDSIVFRLEEVYLLLAEALAQQNKVGESLQYINPVRQRAGLTALASVSKEVLLSEILLENRREFFTEMGHRFLDLKRNNRLVDLQAAKPNWKPFHSLWPVPQKDLLLNPNLKPQNNGY; from the coding sequence ATGAAAAATTCTAAAATCAATATAAATCAATGTTGTCAATTGATGAGGTTCTGTAGAAGCAGGGGATTGGTCCTGCTGTTTTGTGTGCTTCTTTTCTCCTGTGAGAAGATGCTCGAAGTGGAAACGCCTTCCAATCAGATCGGAAAGGATAAGGTCTTTGCAGATGTTCAGACCGCTAATGCAGCGCTGGCTGGGTTGTATGCAGGTTTGAGAGATAACTCACCCCTCTCAGGGGAGTCATTGGGAGCTTTCCTTGGAGTCTATACAGATGATCTGGACTCTTATGCCTTAACGGATACCAATGGGGTACTGGCGCTGTATCATAACCAGCAGACCGATACCAATTCTACGGTGTATTCGGTATGGTCTACAGCCTATCAGCATATCTATGCTGCCAATGCTATTATTGAAGGCGTCAGAGCATCGGCGTTGCCGGGTAATGAAAAAAACAGGATAGAAGGGGAAGCCCTTCTGGTGAGAAGTATCCTGCTGTTTTATCTTCAGCAGGTTTTTGGAGCGGTTCCTTATCCGGTAAGTACGGATTATACAGTAAATCAGTCTCTACCAAGGGTAGAATCTATAGAAGTGCTGTCAAGACTGGAAGCGGATCTTGTACGTTGTGGAGAGTTGCTGCCGGATCAGTACAGGGATGCCGAAAGGGTATATCCTAACCGTAAAGGAGCTGAGCTGATGCTGGCCAGAGTGTATATGCTGGAGCAGAAGTGGGCTCAGGCAGAAACTGTCCTGAAAACGATTCTGGGAAGCCCGCTGTATAGTTTTCAGGATGACCTGTCAAAAGTGTTTCAGAAGGATTCAAAACATATAATATGGCAGTTAAAACCTGCAAACCCAGGTGATCCTGTGAAAGAAGCCATGCTGTATTATTTTTCAGGGGCAGCGCCTACGGGATATGCACTATCTGAAAGTCTGATCAGTTCTTTTGAAGCGGGAGACCTGAGAAAACAGCAGTGGACGGTTCCTGTGACCGTAGGAGGAAATACCTGGTACCGAGTGAATAAGTATAAAAATATAACTAGTAATGATACGGAGGATTCCATAGTGTTCCGTCTCGAAGAAGTGTATTTACTGCTCGCTGAAGCACTGGCTCAGCAGAATAAAGTTGGGGAGTCATTGCAGTATATCAATCCGGTGAGGCAGAGAGCAGGACTGACTGCTTTAGCATCGGTTTCAAAAGAAGTGTTGCTGAGTGAAATCCTTTTGGAAAACAGGAGGGAGTTCTTTACCGAAATGGGACACCGTTTCCTGGATTTAAAACGAAATAACAGACTTGTTGATTTGCAGGCGGCAAAACCAAACTGGAAACCCTTTCATAGTCTATGGCCGGTTCCCCAGAAAGATCTGTTGCTTAATCCTAATTTAAAACCTCAGAATAATGGCTATTAA
- a CDS encoding cold-shock protein — protein MQQGTVKFFNDTKGFGFITPSTGGQDVFVHTSGLIDNIRENDVVTFDLQNGNKGVNAVNVKIA, from the coding sequence ATGCAACAAGGAACAGTAAAATTCTTTAACGATACCAAAGGATTTGGTTTTATTACTCCATCAACAGGTGGGCAAGATGTTTTCGTACATACTTCAGGTTTAATAGATAACATTCGTGAAAACGATGTTGTAACATTCGATTTACAAAATGGGAACAAAGGTGTTAATGCAGTTAACGTTAAAATAGCGTAA
- a CDS encoding alpha/beta hydrolase, which yields MKKLIISSLFLAGLTTINAQKSIPLYKGKAPGTENWTQKEAQQFNELFKTEVVFNVSQPSMLVFEADKAKANGTVIVVAPGGGFQSLSINREGIDVAKKLAENGITAIVLKYRLLETKSNDPAKEMMEGIKDRKAFDAKTAPIKVMAGDDIKTAISYIRTHAKELNINPEKLGVIGFSAGASVILESVLHSKDASTLPNFAASIYGGPSQDILDTQIPSTPLPLFICAASDDQLKLAPKSVLLYNKWMEAGQPTELHIYEKGGHGFGMGKQNLPVDKWSDVYLDWLKFHKFL from the coding sequence ATGAAAAAATTAATCATATCAAGTTTATTTCTTGCAGGTTTAACAACCATCAACGCTCAAAAATCAATTCCATTATACAAAGGAAAAGCGCCGGGAACAGAAAACTGGACACAAAAAGAAGCACAGCAATTCAATGAATTGTTTAAAACGGAAGTTGTTTTCAATGTTTCACAACCTTCAATGCTAGTCTTTGAAGCTGATAAAGCAAAAGCCAACGGAACAGTTATCGTTGTTGCTCCAGGTGGTGGTTTTCAAAGTTTATCCATCAACAGAGAAGGAATTGATGTTGCCAAAAAATTAGCAGAAAACGGAATTACTGCAATCGTTTTAAAATACCGATTACTGGAAACAAAATCCAACGACCCGGCAAAAGAAATGATGGAAGGTATCAAAGACAGAAAAGCATTTGACGCAAAAACAGCTCCAATCAAAGTAATGGCTGGAGACGACATCAAGACGGCCATTTCCTACATCAGAACCCACGCAAAAGAATTAAATATCAATCCTGAAAAACTGGGTGTTATCGGTTTTTCAGCGGGTGCAAGTGTGATTTTGGAAAGTGTTCTTCACAGCAAAGATGCTTCAACGTTACCCAACTTCGCAGCTTCGATTTACGGCGGGCCAAGTCAGGATATTTTAGATACACAGATTCCTTCAACGCCGTTACCATTGTTTATTTGTGCCGCAAGTGATGACCAATTAAAACTGGCTCCAAAATCAGTTTTATTATACAACAAATGGATGGAAGCAGGACAGCCAACTGAACTTCACATCTACGAAAAAGGTGGTCACGGTTTCGGAATGGGGAAACAAAATCTTCCTGTTGATAAATGGTCGGATGTCTATTTGGATTGGTTGAAATTCCACAAGTTTTTATAA
- a CDS encoding nucleoside hydrolase has product MKTILVSVLSVFAGVSLFAQTTSALPGMDKFVKPRYRVIVDNDFSGDPDGLFQLVHQILSPSTEIKGIIGSHLKPGDPFDSSKVTAENAVKKVNETLEVMNLKNRFSVFQGSNDQLKDLKTPNISEGAKAIVAEAMKADEKNPLFVVCGAGLTEVASAYLMEPKIADKIIVVWIGGPEYPDLATPPPGYTPLEYNLGIDIRAAQVVFNESNLNIWQIPRNAYRQALMSYGELVTKVKPEGKTGAYLTKKIEDLMERTQKFNLLIGETYIMGDSPLVLFTALQSSFEADSSSSSYVVKNAPKINDNGLYEYNPKGRNIRVYTQLDTRMMFADFYTKIKMFNTKR; this is encoded by the coding sequence ATGAAAACAATATTGGTAAGTGTATTATCCGTATTTGCAGGAGTGTCATTGTTTGCTCAGACGACTTCCGCACTTCCGGGAATGGACAAATTTGTAAAGCCTAGATACAGAGTCATCGTCGACAATGATTTCAGTGGCGACCCGGATGGCTTGTTTCAGCTCGTTCATCAGATTCTTTCACCTTCCACAGAAATCAAAGGAATTATCGGTTCCCATTTAAAACCGGGGGATCCGTTTGATTCATCAAAAGTTACTGCTGAAAATGCAGTGAAGAAAGTCAACGAAACGTTGGAAGTAATGAATTTGAAAAACAGATTTTCAGTTTTCCAAGGTTCAAATGATCAGCTGAAAGACTTGAAAACGCCAAACATTTCCGAAGGTGCAAAAGCAATTGTTGCAGAAGCAATGAAAGCGGATGAGAAAAATCCTTTGTTTGTGGTTTGTGGCGCAGGTTTGACGGAAGTGGCAAGTGCCTATTTAATGGAACCAAAAATCGCTGACAAAATTATTGTCGTTTGGATTGGCGGTCCGGAATATCCTGATTTAGCAACCCCTCCTCCCGGTTACACGCCTTTGGAATACAATCTCGGAATCGACATCAGAGCAGCACAGGTTGTTTTTAACGAATCAAATCTTAATATCTGGCAGATTCCGAGGAATGCTTACCGACAAGCTTTGATGTCATATGGAGAACTTGTGACCAAAGTGAAGCCTGAAGGAAAAACAGGAGCTTATCTTACCAAGAAAATCGAAGATTTAATGGAAAGAACGCAGAAATTCAATCTGTTAATTGGTGAAACTTATATTATGGGGGACAGTCCGTTGGTGTTATTTACAGCTTTACAGTCTTCGTTTGAAGCTGATTCGTCTTCAAGTTCGTATGTCGTCAAAAATGCTCCAAAAATTAATGATAACGGACTTTACGAATACAATCCTAAAGGAAGAAACATCAGAGTGTACACGCAACTTGATACACGAATGATGTTCGCAGATTTCTATACAAAAATTAAAATGTTCAATACTAAAAGATAA
- a CDS encoding S9 family peptidase, whose amino-acid sequence MAININKLIILVLILMGMVCYGQVVKGSLKDESSQYYNIAVNKVSDDSKWIVTTKVYRNNYDTAVVLATGRSGVKSLVGTLTKKYQYSFVKGNQLLALGQGKALLWNLDTGMQKEVKTGREGSDSGSIIQSGIMEKGDKYFLQTSDSVLHIYDAKSALLEKVERVQYFKVSSSGSVLYIVKKSGRETQLVRYSGNKVESVYVTPGMIRSMEETPSGSFLILKEETTYEGGSNSSFQKVVLLDTKRGELVFPDIGKVRKEEYLRFTEIQNGNAIMITGMIHIPGEKGTVDIWYGNDGNLEAKQEGSFVKRYWIWKKDGNELMRVPSDRFSTVISLNNPDYFLMFNREELQNYSTLFPLIHGFLYDRKKGRYEDFGIMQAEVSVSDGGSYFIYKNKEGLWGLVDRETSRRTVLEKKDLTKAYFSPDGRTIYFESSNDLWKYEIKKGQFIALNIDHENEVKVVTKEETDLYPESGYNFRRSILNINVPVLLAVTRKGTIEKTFLKWEKGRLETITASSASNITWYKMDESLNKAIYVEESLHYPPRIASKEIGKEKGNIVFQSNAHDKTSVSIRRDVISFNNREGTALKGLLYYPIGYTEGKKYPMVVHIYEVQSRNPNQYLSPLNNFPVGFSIRKLLQEGYFVYLPDIVNGHSGVGKSALDCVESSLDALQTHAGVDLANIGLIGHSFGGFRTDFIAGHSNRFKTYISGAGASDLTRMYFSYNETSSTPFYWQFEEGQYNMHASFTENKKLYVDNNPIENVHKVNAPMLLWTGMEDKRIVWDQTMEFYIGLKRNKKDVVALFYPGEAHVFTIGSKAEKDLALRMQDWWDYFLKGKRDIPWIDKQMSKDAD is encoded by the coding sequence ATGGCTATTAACATCAATAAACTGATAATCCTTGTATTGATTCTTATGGGGATGGTCTGTTATGGTCAGGTCGTTAAGGGTTCATTGAAAGATGAAAGTTCTCAGTATTACAACATTGCCGTTAATAAAGTGTCGGATGACAGCAAATGGATAGTAACCACAAAAGTGTACAGGAATAATTATGATACCGCAGTAGTACTTGCTACAGGAAGATCAGGAGTAAAATCACTGGTTGGAACGCTGACCAAGAAATACCAGTACTCTTTTGTAAAAGGCAATCAGCTGCTGGCATTGGGCCAGGGGAAAGCCTTGTTATGGAATCTTGATACAGGAATGCAGAAAGAAGTGAAAACAGGTCGGGAGGGCAGTGATTCAGGAAGTATTATACAGAGCGGGATCATGGAGAAAGGGGATAAGTACTTTTTGCAGACCAGTGACAGTGTTTTGCATATCTATGATGCGAAATCTGCTCTGCTGGAGAAAGTAGAGCGGGTGCAGTATTTTAAGGTGAGCAGTTCAGGATCTGTATTATATATCGTGAAAAAATCAGGCAGGGAGACTCAGCTGGTAAGATATTCCGGTAATAAAGTAGAGAGCGTGTATGTTACGCCTGGCATGATCCGGAGTATGGAAGAAACGCCTTCAGGAAGCTTCCTGATTCTTAAGGAGGAAACAACATATGAAGGAGGTTCAAACAGTTCATTTCAGAAAGTTGTGCTGCTGGATACAAAGAGAGGGGAACTGGTGTTTCCTGATATAGGTAAAGTTAGAAAGGAAGAATACCTGCGTTTTACTGAAATACAAAACGGAAATGCCATCATGATTACAGGAATGATTCATATTCCGGGAGAAAAGGGAACGGTTGATATCTGGTATGGAAATGATGGTAATCTGGAAGCTAAGCAGGAAGGTTCTTTTGTCAAGAGATACTGGATATGGAAAAAGGATGGGAATGAGTTGATGAGAGTTCCTTCTGATCGTTTTTCAACAGTAATAAGCCTGAATAATCCTGATTATTTTTTGATGTTTAACAGGGAGGAATTGCAGAATTATTCAACACTGTTTCCTCTGATTCACGGTTTTCTGTATGATCGTAAAAAGGGTAGGTATGAGGATTTTGGTATTATGCAGGCGGAAGTTTCAGTGTCAGACGGTGGTAGTTATTTTATATATAAAAATAAGGAGGGCTTATGGGGATTGGTAGATAGGGAGACTTCGAGGAGAACAGTGCTGGAGAAGAAGGATTTGACAAAAGCATATTTCAGTCCGGATGGCAGAACGATCTATTTTGAAAGCAGCAATGATCTTTGGAAATATGAAATAAAGAAGGGACAGTTTATCGCACTTAATATCGATCATGAAAATGAAGTAAAGGTGGTGACGAAGGAGGAAACCGATTTATATCCTGAGTCAGGTTATAATTTTAGGAGAAGTATACTGAATATAAATGTGCCGGTACTGCTGGCAGTTACCCGGAAAGGAACGATTGAGAAAACCTTTTTGAAATGGGAGAAAGGCAGGCTTGAAACAATCACGGCTTCTTCAGCTTCGAATATAACATGGTACAAGATGGATGAATCTTTAAATAAAGCAATTTATGTGGAAGAAAGCCTTCATTACCCTCCGAGAATTGCCAGTAAGGAGATAGGAAAGGAAAAAGGGAATATTGTATTTCAGAGTAATGCACACGATAAAACATCAGTATCAATAAGGAGGGATGTGATTAGTTTTAACAATAGGGAAGGAACGGCTCTGAAAGGACTTTTATATTATCCTATCGGATACACTGAGGGGAAAAAATATCCAATGGTCGTGCATATTTATGAAGTGCAGAGCAGGAATCCGAATCAGTATCTATCCCCTCTGAATAATTTTCCGGTAGGGTTTTCGATTAGGAAGCTATTGCAGGAAGGATATTTTGTGTATCTGCCGGATATTGTGAACGGACATTCAGGGGTAGGAAAGTCAGCATTGGACTGTGTGGAAAGCTCACTGGATGCGCTACAGACCCATGCAGGCGTTGATCTTGCGAATATAGGATTGATAGGCCATTCTTTTGGCGGATTCCGCACAGATTTTATAGCAGGGCATTCTAATCGTTTTAAGACTTATATTTCAGGAGCTGGAGCCAGTGATCTGACCAGAATGTATTTTTCTTATAATGAGACCTCGTCTACTCCTTTTTACTGGCAGTTTGAAGAAGGGCAGTACAATATGCATGCTTCTTTCACGGAGAATAAAAAACTGTATGTGGATAATAATCCGATTGAAAATGTACATAAAGTAAATGCTCCCATGCTTTTATGGACCGGAATGGAAGATAAAAGGATCGTGTGGGACCAGACCATGGAATTTTATATCGGGCTGAAAAGGAATAAGAAAGATGTTGTAGCCTTGTTTTATCCGGGAGAAGCCCATGTTTTTACCATAGGCTCAAAAGCAGAGAAAGATCTGGCTTTAAGAATGCAGGATTGGTGGGATTATTTTCTGAAAGGGAAGAGAGACATCCCATGGATTGATAAACAAATGAGTAAGGATGCTGATTAG